From Alteromonas australica, one genomic window encodes:
- a CDS encoding HipA N-terminal domain-containing protein, protein MVMEAITITYQHDVVGAVSFDTEKGLGSFEYDPGFIKKDIELSPIKMPLSNRIYSFPELDFNTFKLDLIKEFQR, encoded by the coding sequence ATGGTAATGGAAGCCATTACAATAACATACCAACACGATGTTGTTGGTGCAGTGAGTTTTGACACTGAAAAGGGACTTGGGTCATTTGAATATGATCCAGGCTTCATTAAAAAAGATATCGAGCTGTCCCCGATCAAAATGCCATTATCGAATCGTATTTATAGCTTTCCCGAACTGGATTTCAATACCTTTAAACTCGACCTCATTAAAGAGTTTCAGCGATGA
- a CDS encoding Gfo/Idh/MocA family protein → MYRFGIVGAGMIADFHAQAINAIPNAELTGIYSRSIDKANAFAQKHNCTPFDDYTAFINSPNIDIVTICTPSGFHLEPISAAAKAGKHIICEKPLEVTAERVDEMIAACTENNVMLAGIFPRRFNVSSQLLKKALQQGRFGKIAMADAYIKWWRTQEYYESGAWRGTWKLDGGGALTNQSIHTIDLLLYVMGDVKSVRAETRLVAHKGIEVEDVGIAMLEFENGALGVIQGSTACWSKSGHPAEIQITGSQGSVFMSDDKFRVWEFANETAHDDEIRQQYGLNENEAGAGAADPSAIDFVWHQRNFEDVLHALENHTQPLVDGFEGRRSIALLNAIYRSAAKGGEKEFV, encoded by the coding sequence ATGTATCGATTTGGCATTGTAGGCGCAGGCATGATTGCGGACTTTCATGCTCAGGCCATTAACGCTATACCCAATGCAGAGCTAACAGGGATTTATTCACGTTCAATCGATAAAGCGAATGCGTTTGCACAAAAACACAACTGCACACCTTTCGACGATTATACCGCTTTTATCAACTCTCCCAATATTGATATTGTGACTATTTGTACTCCGTCAGGGTTCCACTTAGAGCCTATATCCGCCGCTGCAAAGGCAGGAAAACACATTATTTGCGAAAAGCCCCTTGAAGTGACTGCCGAACGAGTGGATGAAATGATAGCGGCATGCACAGAAAATAATGTGATGTTAGCGGGCATTTTCCCTCGGCGGTTTAATGTCTCATCGCAGCTACTTAAAAAGGCGTTACAGCAAGGTAGATTTGGCAAAATTGCCATGGCCGACGCCTATATTAAATGGTGGCGAACGCAAGAATACTATGAAAGCGGCGCATGGCGTGGCACTTGGAAACTGGATGGCGGTGGCGCATTAACTAACCAGTCAATCCATACCATCGATTTATTACTCTATGTGATGGGTGACGTAAAATCCGTTCGGGCTGAAACAAGGCTTGTGGCTCATAAGGGAATAGAAGTAGAAGATGTGGGTATTGCCATGCTGGAGTTTGAAAATGGCGCGCTGGGTGTCATTCAGGGTTCAACGGCGTGTTGGTCTAAAAGCGGACATCCAGCAGAAATACAAATCACCGGCTCTCAGGGATCGGTATTCATGAGCGATGATAAATTCCGAGTGTGGGAGTTTGCTAATGAAACTGCGCATGACGATGAAATTAGGCAACAATATGGCCTTAACGAAAACGAAGCTGGAGCAGGCGCAGCCGACCCTTCAGCCATTGATTTTGTTTGGCATCAGAGAAACTTTGAAGACGTTTTACATGCCCTTGAAAACCATACGCAGCCACTGGTCGACGGTTTCGAAGGGCGCCGCTCTATTGCCTTACTTAACGCAATTTATCGATCGGCGGCCAAAGGTGGGGAAAAAGAATTTGTTTAA
- a CDS encoding helix-turn-helix transcriptional regulator yields MKGVTATALAEEIGDRLKQARLNRNLTQSEVAELAGIARKTVLNAEKGKVQLNIMIAILMALDLTQQIDLFLPKQEISPLQLAKLQGKKRQRASGQRSNKDEETPEW; encoded by the coding sequence GTGAAAGGTGTGACAGCTACAGCATTAGCAGAAGAGATCGGCGACAGATTGAAGCAAGCTCGACTAAATCGAAACTTAACACAATCTGAAGTTGCGGAGCTTGCTGGCATTGCTCGCAAAACGGTTTTAAATGCAGAAAAGGGAAAAGTTCAGCTCAACATCATGATTGCTATATTAATGGCATTAGACCTCACGCAGCAGATTGATCTATTTCTTCCTAAACAAGAAATTTCTCCCTTACAGCTGGCCAAACTGCAAGGAAAGAAAAGGCAGAGAGCCTCTGGCCAGCGCAGTAACAAAGATGAGGAAACACCAGAATGGTAA
- a CDS encoding sensor histidine kinase, which translates to MLKNFQHAKTAFEDKLVRIALKGFMLPTIAALVMLFYADVSIYFKLLLLILIFTIIFITLLSIRQTVTFQLRTSTNLVEAMTSGDYGMRANNKDVKGALADFNELLNTLASRLSEQSLITREKQILLSKITDQIDVAVVAVNDQRHITLMNPAAERLFKQRFEDRQGWPITSLGLQNLVAATQQENLNKVSELEIGDNKRKMYVRTDTFFELGIPHYLIFITDIQHILRDEERMAWQRLLRVLSHEINNSLTPIASIAETLHQLVKTQEDDPEVGSPQLSESMKEGLSVISERAHALNLFIQDYQQLTRVPPPTKSVFKLTPLVQQICQLFDSCHISIPEQDVSLYADRDQLQQVLINVFKNANEANISAGNTASPIHVNWVTSDTTLTIHVTDKGQGIHNTENLFVPFYTTKQHGSGIGLILCRQIILNHGGEFTLANAPQAGARASIQLPLIS; encoded by the coding sequence CAAAAATTTTCAGCACGCCAAAACAGCCTTTGAAGACAAACTTGTACGTATTGCTCTTAAAGGCTTTATGTTGCCAACAATAGCTGCTTTAGTCATGCTGTTTTACGCCGATGTATCTATTTACTTCAAATTATTGCTCTTAATACTCATATTTACGATTATCTTCATCACGCTATTGAGTATTCGCCAGACTGTGACTTTCCAGTTGCGCACTTCAACTAATTTAGTGGAAGCAATGACATCTGGCGACTATGGCATGCGCGCTAACAACAAAGACGTGAAAGGGGCATTGGCTGATTTTAACGAGCTACTAAATACCCTTGCATCTCGTTTATCTGAACAGAGTCTAATTACGCGAGAGAAACAAATTCTACTAAGTAAAATTACCGATCAAATCGATGTGGCAGTAGTAGCAGTTAACGATCAGCGCCATATCACCCTTATGAACCCAGCTGCCGAGCGACTTTTTAAACAACGCTTCGAAGATCGTCAAGGCTGGCCGATTACATCTCTTGGTTTGCAAAATCTTGTTGCGGCAACTCAGCAGGAAAATCTTAATAAAGTGAGTGAACTGGAAATTGGAGATAACAAGCGAAAAATGTACGTGAGAACCGATACTTTTTTTGAACTTGGCATTCCTCACTACCTTATATTCATCACCGACATCCAACATATTTTACGTGACGAAGAACGTATGGCGTGGCAGCGTTTATTACGTGTACTTAGCCACGAAATTAATAACTCTCTTACGCCAATTGCTTCAATTGCCGAAACTCTGCATCAGTTAGTAAAAACACAGGAAGACGACCCAGAAGTCGGTTCGCCACAGCTTTCAGAAAGTATGAAAGAAGGGTTGTCTGTTATTTCCGAACGCGCACATGCCCTAAATCTGTTTATTCAGGATTATCAGCAACTCACACGAGTTCCCCCTCCTACCAAAAGCGTTTTTAAGTTAACGCCCCTTGTACAGCAAATTTGCCAATTGTTTGATAGCTGTCACATCTCTATACCTGAACAAGATGTGTCACTATATGCCGACCGCGATCAGCTACAACAAGTACTTATCAACGTATTTAAAAATGCCAATGAGGCTAATATTTCTGCAGGGAATACCGCCTCCCCTATTCACGTAAATTGGGTAACCAGCGATACAACCCTCACGATTCATGTTACCGATAAAGGCCAAGGTATTCATAATACGGAAAATTTATTTGTGCCTTTTTACACGACTAAGCAACACGGCAGTGGCATAGGGTTGATATTGTGTCGCCAAATCATTCTCAATCACGGCGGTGAATTTACCCTTGCGAATGCACCCCAGGCTGGGGCTAGAGCATCCATTCAGTTGCCGTTGATCAGTTAA
- a CDS encoding serine hydrolase domain-containing protein yields MTSTKIFASLTLSLCFASLLGCAEPENLPASPSPAEESKEANLLKTGLTERIRIEGQEVDYQSLEQRQAHYDVPGVSVAFMRNGQLAWTMQSGVKDLTTGLVVDENTVFQAGSISKPAFASVLMKYRQDNPIDLDTDVNNLLTSWQLPEHEWTGQEVVSLRRLLSHTAGTTVHGFPGYAAGEPVPTLQQVLEGAFPANTDAVVVDIKPSTQMRYSGGGTTLAQLTLQDVANEPLPVMSQRLLFTPLDMTRSGFEQPISKNLSNNMATPYDGDGAPVEGGAHTYATLAAAGMWSTPSDMLKMASGVRSAYLGQKTDWISQATAREMLTNNTPTNEAPNVGIGFFINMDEDGKTLGFGHGGADAGFMSQLYLELDTGNGYAIMTNGNNGMQLISELEIRLKEALDVGYSEAEVKKLVPISQKELTKYIGTYVVTTPVNVDVVLEKTSNGFVLNALPYVENEEYFHEGSGRFFAKNGSSVRFEDDAEGVLAKTLVMDGNIRGVRE; encoded by the coding sequence ATGACATCAACCAAGATCTTCGCCTCTTTAACACTCTCACTTTGCTTTGCATCTTTACTGGGCTGCGCAGAACCCGAAAACTTACCCGCCTCCCCCTCCCCTGCTGAAGAATCAAAAGAAGCCAACCTTTTGAAAACCGGGCTAACTGAACGCATTCGAATTGAAGGGCAAGAGGTTGATTACCAATCTTTAGAGCAAAGACAAGCGCATTACGATGTGCCCGGTGTGTCTGTCGCGTTTATGAGAAACGGGCAATTAGCTTGGACCATGCAAAGCGGCGTTAAAGATTTAACCACTGGATTGGTTGTTGATGAAAACACGGTGTTTCAAGCAGGCAGTATTTCTAAACCCGCATTTGCCTCGGTATTAATGAAATACCGCCAAGATAACCCTATTGATTTAGATACCGACGTAAATAACTTGCTTACCAGCTGGCAATTGCCCGAACACGAATGGACTGGGCAAGAGGTTGTTTCATTACGCAGATTATTAAGCCACACGGCTGGCACCACCGTACACGGCTTCCCTGGTTACGCAGCTGGTGAGCCAGTACCTACTTTGCAGCAAGTGTTAGAAGGTGCATTTCCAGCCAATACCGACGCCGTTGTTGTTGATATTAAGCCCAGTACGCAAATGCGTTATTCAGGTGGCGGCACTACGCTTGCTCAACTTACCTTGCAGGACGTAGCTAACGAGCCCCTGCCAGTTATGTCACAACGGCTTTTATTTACACCTTTAGACATGACGCGCTCTGGCTTCGAACAGCCCATATCGAAAAACCTATCAAACAATATGGCTACGCCATACGACGGTGACGGTGCACCAGTAGAAGGTGGCGCGCATACTTACGCTACGCTTGCAGCAGCAGGCATGTGGAGCACGCCATCAGACATGTTGAAAATGGCAAGCGGCGTTCGTAGCGCGTATTTGGGGCAAAAAACAGATTGGATATCGCAAGCTACTGCACGAGAAATGTTAACCAACAATACGCCAACCAATGAAGCACCTAATGTTGGTATTGGCTTTTTTATCAACATGGATGAAGACGGTAAAACTCTGGGCTTTGGTCACGGCGGCGCAGATGCTGGATTTATGTCGCAGCTATACCTTGAGTTAGATACCGGCAATGGCTACGCCATCATGACTAATGGCAACAATGGCATGCAGTTAATAAGCGAGCTAGAAATACGTTTAAAAGAAGCGTTAGATGTAGGCTACTCGGAAGCTGAGGTTAAGAAGTTAGTACCCATAAGCCAAAAGGAACTAACTAAATATATTGGAACCTATGTGGTGACTACCCCTGTTAATGTTGATGTGGTGCTAGAAAAAACAAGCAATGGCTTTGTGCTTAACGCCTTACCCTACGTTGAAAATGAAGAATATTTTCATGAGGGAAGCGGGCGATTCTTTGCCAAGAATGGTAGTAGTGTTCGTTTTGAAGACGATGCTGAAGGCGTGCTGGCTAAGACGCTTGTTATGGATGGGAATATTCGGGGTGTTAGGGAATAG